TTAAGGTGATGCCTTTAAGAACCAAAGGGGTGTTGGGACGATATCTAACCTGTTTGTCACAAGTTTAAGTGATTAccttaagaaaataattttttgctCAAAGCGTattacaacaacaataacacaagtctttcaaatgttttaataataatcatttaataaagtaatgtactaaataaaaatattatatgccTTGACACCACATACCATTTATTACTACAACATAAAATAGTTGTCTTATTCGTTAACCAGTCATAAGATTTTAGAATTTCTGTCATTTAACATCAGCACCAGCAAACTTAATAAAACTCTGCCTTCGTGCTTTACAACAGTCGCAATCctaagattttaaattgaaaatctcTTGTATTTTTCTGGATAATTAATTTTACCACAAGAAATAATCATAATCAATTTGGTTTTTTCTGGATACCTGCAAATCTTTGATATCAACATTGCCTTGACCGGGCCAATTTGCAGGAGGCACACGATCCTTGTTTCTCCATGTTGCTTCGGATGGAATATTTGTGAACTGTTTGATCCTCTCAACAGATACCAATTTGTTTTCAATGAAACAGCTCATGTAAATGGCCCAGAACATAACGGCGTTTAATGATAACCCATATGAGAGCGACAAACCAACATTCTCTGCATCAATCACAACAACCCAATCACTTGTTTATCACGATAAAATTTTGACTGCAGGATAAAAACCATTCCATTGCTTTTCAATTCTATGTTAGGTTTTTCAAGGGGGAGTGCAGACCACTGTCTTGACACCAATTAGTCATCAACAAACTCATATAAAAGATCAGGAAACTACTGCAAAACCttaagaaaataagttttttgGTCATTCTATTGACCATCCTACTCATTTCGTAAGACTTCCAACGGATCTTGAATTCTTAACATTCTAGTCCAACATGTAGTGTACACGTCGCACACTTGAATATTTTCCACACGTATTGTAGTTGAATAATAATTCAAAGAAGCACCATCTTGAAATCAGCTTCTTGTCTCTATTTTGTCTTATCTATTGGACATTTTGCACAAATAGAGTATCCTGCTAGAGACGTGCTTGAAAGGGTGTGTTGTGATTGTTGAGTGATGTGACTGAATAATTGGAACATAGAAGACAAGTTTAGTAAGGAATGGAACTAGGATAGGGTGACGGCCAGATTCTAGCCTTTATTGGGTAACAGGTggaattcttttttctttataaaaagttaGAACTTTAGGGGTTTTcatcatataattttgtttgatgtgtTTCTGTCCTATGCGGACAGTGATGTtgttattttccttattttacTTGTAACCAATCCACTACACCACTTCCAAGTAAAAGAAAAGCAGTAACACTTTCATCTACTACAACTACGAGTGTCTATCCTTCTGTTAGAATTACACTATGAACCTGGTCCACTATGAGTTTTGGCATAAAACTTTGTATCAGAATTTTGTATGGAACAAATAGTTGTTCAAAGAACTCTCAGTGATGATGACATTGACAGAAACAAAACCACCATCTGATCTGCTGAGGACCACTTTAAAAGATTAAATCAGATGTATCTAATGTGAAGGATCATTGAGAAAATAAggcaaataatttaaaaaataattttatagtgAGTTTGTTTACCTGGCTTTATGATATTGCTGGGTAACATGATCATGAACATGGCGGAGAAGCAAAAAACTATGCTTCCAAGCAATTCTAAGCGGAAACCCAACCACGCATTGGAACTGAAGTTGTGGAAATCCATTCGCAAATTAGAATTCACCCGTTTAATATTTTCTACGCAAAACTGCTTCTGCTTTCCGAATGCGCGGATTGTCATGACCCCCGAAATGCTTTCAGAGAAATGGTGAATGACAGGTGCTTTTGTAATCGAATCCAGACGAGTTAACTCACGAGAGGAAGCAAGAAAATAACCCTGCAAAGCCAAAAATGGCAAAATCAAACAACACGAATTGTTAGCATGTGTAGCATCACATATGCTTAGCTGTGAGCAATTCCTGTGAGTTTACCATGGCTATTCAATTACTACAATAGTTGAATAGAGAAATCATTAATAGTAAGCACGTTTACTTTTGTTTCCAGCCACAAAGTTTAGAATATAGACATTGATTGATAATCTAACACGGAGAAATCAATTAAATCCATTTGATGCATCATTCTTGAAATAATAAAACGACAGCAATGCATTGTACTAACAGACATACCCGGTACCAAATGTTTAACCAAGCAAGAGGAACTAACAGGAAAGCTGTCGGCCAAGAATTTTGACATGTGATTATGAAGATGCTGATCACTGTAATGTACATGGCTATCACAAAATTGAGGAACAAGGGGATAAAGACATCAACATTGGTCTGATCAGTGGATGCCTGTCAAAGTTTAAGTAAATAGAATTCATTATATATGAAGGTGACAGTAATGTGGAAGAATACATCTGTTTGGACAAGTTTctccaaaaagaaaatttatgagagaaaaaagtaacattaacttctttaaattaaaattagcttATTAAGATTGTTTGGAAAAGTTATATGATAAAGCTTCTGCAAATTATTTTATGCATAAACgttaatttttacttattttttctgAAGTTTGTCCATGTAACATTTAAAATTGTATACTTGAGCCTTGGAATTCTTACCCTGCTTAGAATTCTCCCGGATGGAGTGGTGTCAAAGAAAGACATAGGGGCATGCAAGATGCTGTGGAGAATTTGAGCGAAGAAAATCTGTGCTGTCTTTAACCCGAGGACCATAACAGCGTAGGCTCTTAGCACAATCAAAATAACCGAAACTACAGCAATAATTCCGTAGATAGAAATAAACACAGAAGGGTTGAAGAACTGTGCACGCTCTTCGGATGTTTCATAAGCCAACCAATAGTCACTCGCCATCATTGATGCTTGCCACAACACAGAAAGAAGGATTACTCCTCCAATGCCCCACCACCCAAAAGCCTCAGTGCAGTAGAGTTTATAGATACGAAAGCTAACTTTCCCAgtttctctttcctcttctttgATGAGTTTAGAACCTTCATTGTCAGACTTGGGCTGGTCAAGAGAATTTCTTTCACCATTGGCTTCTCTGTTATTATAACCTGCCTTTGGTGATTTTATTTGCTGATTCAGATTTTCCCCAGGCACAACCGCACCTTGCTCCACTAGTTCCATCGATGTCTCATGTGCTGCAACAAGAACACTAAAATCCATTCCAGAAGCAAGTAGATCATCATACTTCCCTGATTGTACTATCGCTCCATCCCTCATCACCTTTTGACCAAGCAAACATGTgtattagaaatttaaaatcttttgcCAAGTTAAATTGGAGATTGAATGGTACAAGACATTAAAGGATTATGATAAAGCCTTACCACTATGAGATCCACATTATGTAGGAAGTCTACTTGGTGTGTTACAAGAATAATGGTCTTTCCTTTAAGAGATCCCCTCACACATTCCTGCATAAAATTACTCTAATTTAAAACATGGCTATactataaaaacatatataatactGTAAATATGGCCTCATTTTTAGTATACTGTCTCAaaaacatttggataggtgctAATTTCAACCCACCAAAAGTCAATAACTAAACTGAATTctacatcattttttttattacaaggATTCACAAAAGTcacttgtaataaaaaaaatgaattagtcTAGCTTATAGAATGATCAGAGTAGGAAACAGAGAAAGATATTAGATTAATCACCTTGAATATTTCAGTGCCAGTATGTGCATCTACAGCACTGAAAACATCATCAAGAAGATATATATCAGAATCTTGATATACAGCCCTGGCAAGCTGTATGCGCTGCTTCTGACCCCCACTTAGGTTGATGCCACGCTCTCCAATCTCTGTCTGATCACCATGCTCCATCATTTCCAAGTCTTTCTCCAAGCTACAAACTCTGACCACTTCATTGTACTTCTGCCTGTTCATTGGTAAGCCAAAGAGAATGTTTTCCTCAATGGTCCCGTTTTGAATCCAAGATGTTTGAGCAACATAAGCAGTACTCCCACAAACTTGAATCTGCCACCAAAACATACAGTCAGAAACCAACATTACCGCACAAATTAGTGACTGCATGGTACAGAAAACAAAGTCCTCAtttctaaacaaaaaatattacataccTTCCCAGAATTTTTGTGCATCTCACCAAGAATTGAAGCAAGGAGTGAAGATTTTCCCGACCCCACAGTCCCAACAATTGCTGTAAGCTCCCCCTTATTAATCTCCAAATTAATGTTTTTCAAGTCTTGCAGCTGACCATCATCATCCCAGCTAAAGGTTCCATCTCTGACCTGCACAGCAATGCGTCCACTACACCCTTCCTCTCTCTCAACCAAATCATCCGACAATTCCCTGCTAGACATGTACCTATCTAACCTCCCAAGTGATACCAGCGCTTGTGAAAGAGATATCATACTCTGAGGAAAGGTCCTAATAGGTTCCTGGAGGATCTTAAACACAGTTGTGGTGGTGAAAACCGTGCCTGCATCAAGTCGAACTCCAAGCAAAAGCGCGGTACCAAACGTCAGAGTTGATATCAACAATGGGGTGCTCCACAATACAATAATAACGCCACAGATTGATTGCATAAACTTGGAGAGCCACTCAAACTCAGACTTGCGGAAACCCAAAATTCTCCCATTGAAATGTTCTTCCCATGCTTGGAACTTGATGACTCGCATGTAATTAAGCAACTCATTCACTGCCTTCATCCTTGAGTCACGGCACATCATGGCGTTAAACTGGTAACGCTTGTTTCTTCTATTAGCCACCACAGCAAATGCAATGACACCGAGAAGTCCAATTGTAGCCGTAATCACCGAGGCTCCCAGACAATTGTAGAGCAAAAACAAACCAATGCCAACTTGAAATGGCATCATCCACACAGCGTGTAACTGGAGCATCATATCAGAGAGTTGCTGGGTATCAACAGCCATGTAATTGACAATAGGCCCAACACCATGATCTTGCCTCGCGGAACCCGTTAGCCTGAGCCCCTTCTTGTACAAAGAAGTGATGAGAGTGCATCTGATAAGCATCCCAAGCTTCTGAGAGTTGAAGTTGAAATGGTGAGTTGTCAAAACTTCTACAAATTTGGCACACAGGAGAACCAACACGAGGTAGTACCCTTCGTACACAGAGCTACCTTTTCCTGCTGTAAAATCAACAAAACTTTGAATGAGAACTGGCCCTACGAACATCACAGATAGCCTAATAACAGCAAGAAATGCTGTGAAGGCTATCTCCTTCCAGAAACACCGAAGCAACGTTGTTCGAACCGGGTGCTCCGACTTCTCATCTGATTTAGGCCACTTTGATTCAAAGATAACGGACATCCTCTCAGCTCTATGCTGAGCTGAAAGGTATGGAATTTCATCAATCTTCAAAGGTGACTTGTACCCTTTGCTCAACAACGGGTTTATCCAAATCCAAAAGGCCTTGGATATTGCAGAAGCTGAAGCAAAGCCAGTAACGTTGGATTTCTCATGTAGTTTTGTTTCCTCGTCAATAAGGGGTTCTGTTTCTTCGCCAGACACAATCCCGGTGAACCCTTTAACCGCAACACAGAGCAGAAAAAGTGACAAGGgtaaagaaatgaaagaaaccGTATCATCAACCATGAAGCTGAAGTGTTTCCCATCCTCCACTCCCACAGAGACCAAACGTATGATCCCAGAAGCAGTGAACAGAGAAACCACAATGAAATTGACAATCCAGTATATTCTGAGAGACAAAGGGTGAGCAACAGCTTCAAATCTTTTCTCATGGACGATCAAGACTATAAGGACTAGTTGTGTTATGGCCTGAAGTAACCAAAACAACCCATCAGTTTGCTTCCAGGGCACGTTGGTGGAACTGACAAACACTAGAATGCAAGCCACCGCGTACAATATTGTCAAAAGAGTGGTCGCAATTAGAGTTAGCTTAAACCATGCCGTTGTCCTGACAGAAACTCTGTTGTCTCTGATAAGTGGTTTATCAAGGTGTGAGTTATCGTTGCCATTGGAAGTGAGCCTAGAATAGAGCTTTACAAGCGCAAACACAAAGAGGGTCAACAGAAGCAGAACGTCAACACCAGAAAAAAGAGCTCTCTGAGGGCATGGAGAGAGGAAAATGAATCTCAGCCAGTGAGGCAGATTTGGAGTTGCATTCAATGAACACGAGAGGGACGTCAGCCAATTTGAAGCTGCAAACGACATGCTTGTTTGCAGACACCCCAACAAGAAACTTCTTCACTAGTATTACAACCTTACAACCTTATAACTCAATTTCCATCCACTTCTTTCCCTCCACTCCCTGAAACAAGAAAACAGGGTTGGTCAAAATTTAAAGGAGAAGAAAACTTGTGCTGCCCTTATGAGTCTGTATTTGACAGGCTGGAAACTAATAGTACACCGTAGAAAGTAAGGTAAAAAGGCTTTGGAAGTAAAACAAAAACTCCAAAATACAACTAAACAAAGCTTACCTTTACGAGTTTTAACCACCTCTCAATCCAGAAAACAGATAGAAAAGGCCAAGGTAGTCCTGAGCAACAGTAAGTTGCTCTGGACTTGGGACTACTGAGCTGTTTGATGAAACAGATACGCCTACGTTTATACTACGGATACGTCTGCAAGACTGAAAACAAAACGAGTTTCGCAACCTCCCTTCTTGGTTTTCGCAAcagtaaaatttcaatttcttgtaATCCTCTCAACTGTGTGTTCTCcgcaataaaaataaactttttatggaaagatttttactttttcataaaaTCAAACAGATGGTAGAGTTTAAATTGTGAACTATAGAACCCTCCCCACCATGTATCCCACGTGATTGTGGATATTGAATTTCTTCAATGCCAACTTTCCTCACCAacttcaaaaaaaaagaaaaagaaagaaaactattACAGCTTGGACAACAAGAAAAGAATGACGATCGTTTTGAGGAAACAGCGTGCAAGCTTCCCAGATGTTTACAAGTCAAGTCCAAGAAGATGGTTTGAAAAGTCAAGAAGCAAATAAAGAGAATTGGCCTTTGAGGAATGAGCAATGGAATAATCAGAGCAAGACTAAACAGCAACATGTAATAGTAGAGAATAGCTCCTCATTCATTCGAATCACAAGTTGAATGTAATATTCTACTCACCAGATTTTATACCTATCAACAGAATAACCTCTACTTGCACCcctaaaaaaatcatcaaataaaagaaaaagtccTGCGTACATGGATCTCTCTTTGACATAGAAgttttgattaaataaaaatgaagaatgcTACAAAAATTTTTTCcacattacttaaaatattattattttcttgataAATTCCAATGTTATGTAGAAAAATCAAGAACAAAACATGTGATGCCCAATAGAAGAATACGGTGCCTTGACGTGCGCAGAGAATGATTTGGAATGGCCGTTTGGTAATATAAAAGACAAAAGCTTGGTCCAAAATCTACCGGCTCTGTGCAAAATGTCTTCTAATTGAACTATAATTACTGCAAAACATACTTGCAGTAGTATGcgtttcaataaaaaaattaatctgttAAAGGGTATTAGACTGGTTGTTTATCATTGTAATTGAGTAGAGTATCTGTTGGATGTGACGATTGAATCGTCTTAACCCAACACATTCAGATGAAGATGATTTTCTTAATGATTTCATTAAACTCAATTTAAACTAATTTCCTACTTACGTGATGAGTGTTGCACAAGTTTCGAATGCAAACATCCAACCTAATTCAGATTTCTTTTAACAAGGTTAGGTGATGATTTTGTCCTAATCTAGCCCATGTATGGCCTTAATCATCATATTAATTTGTTTGGAGAATCATTGACACTTTATTTGAAATGATTGATATTGAGAGAAAGACAgctgaaaagtatatataagatAAGAAATATGAACAAGTGATAATTAAAAGCTTttaaattagatgaaaaaaataaaaaaaaaagagtgaaaagtataaagatttagaaaatgatattttagaattaatagtggtttaaaaatattgaaatttaattattttaatattaaatgattttaatataactagttttattataaactgagttttattattttaaaacatattatccttttaaaaattaattttttagagttttttgaCTTTTTTATAAGGGTTTTTTTCCTTATTCATCTTATTGAAGAATTAATATCGTAAGATTAATTCTTGCGGCAAGCTTTTTAATCTAGACTAACAGTTTCTTTGTTTGCGTAAGTTgagtttttaacttttttttagtcTTTTCTTGTATCTGATGCATGTGGCCTCGCTCAGCTTGCATGTGTCTACAATTTGAATCTCTACTGATTAATGGTTTTAACAATGTACCTTGATCGTGTTTTTGTTATTCGTAGGAGCAGATAAAGCCTCTTGAGTTTTTGGAGTTGTTTTAGGACCCCTAGAATTGTTTGGTCATCTATCAGTTAAGTGAAGCTAGTTACTTTGATTTTAACTGATAGGCAAGCTTTAATTGAagtttgtatgattgtatgaaaGTTAATTTGAGTAATTGGGTTGTTTGATGAATTTTGAGTTGAATTGTAAGTGTTGGAGTTGCTCTCTGAATTACATGTGTTTGAATCTTTACGATGATTGAAAGATTTAGCTTTTGTTTGCATTGAATTGTATCGTTGAATTGTATATGAGTTGAACATTAATTGTTTGGTTAGTCTAAGTTGTTGTTGAACTTTGGTTTGATAATAGGTTAGAGTAATGACTGATTTTTGGTCTAAAAGTGGGGTTTTGACAGATGAAATTCCATATGGATTGTTCTCTGAGTAAGTTTAATATTTAGAGTCTGTAACTGTGTCGATTAGGACTTGGTTAACCACTTAGTTTGCTAAAATTTGGtttgtatattttgaaatttgttgtaaTGCTTTTGGGTACTTGGTTTGATCTAATGGACCGAGTTCCTAGCCAATTGAGCAAATTGGTATTCAATCTGAAGTATAAtatgttttcaaattaattatagtgTCAAGAATaccaatttggtcatttggataGATCTTGAGTCCATCCAGATCAAGTTTCAAAATTGTTGTCTTTTGGTATAACGTTGAGCGGCCTGTGTGGTGCTGACTGTTGTCAAACCCGAGAGTCACTAGGCTCCAAGACGTTGAGCGGTCATTTTGGACGTTGAGCTCTACAAAGTCAGTGAACTCTCTGTTTTTTAGGCACTAAGCGATGGTTTAAGGTGTTGAGCACTATTTTCCCATTGCATGTCTAGGCCTCTTTTTTTCCTTAAGCAAGAGATTGTCTCGTTGGGCGAAGGTCATGGCTCGCTGGGTGTTGGACCTAACATTGGGCACCTCTTGTTTCAAGTCTTTTAaagattttagtttttctgATTCATGTGTTTGTTTGAACTGGTTTAAAGTATATATACATTGATAATTATTGATGCTTTATAGATGGTGTAAATATGGATGTGAGTGTGGATGATATGAAATATGAGAAGAATCTCAAAGAGAGATTCTGTAATTTGAGAAAGTGCTAGTGTATGCTTGACAGACGAATTTCATAAAGGAGGTATCTTGATATTTTATCAACTATTCAACTCATGTAAAGATGAATGGGGTGGAGGAGAGACAATGTTTGTCTTTGGAAAGTATAAATGCTACTACGAGTGCACACCTTCAATGAAGTCTATGTCAAAGCATGTATCTGGATAATTGAGTCCAGAGTCAAatgattatatgtttatatgagtTATAGAGTGTTTTAAATGTTAAACTAATATGTGTTGTGTTAAATTGAATGAAGTTTTCCTTTGAACACTAGCTCATCATGTTGTCTTTTTTGTTACCTTTGGtgtgtgttgtttgtttcttttgcgatgatcacttTATTATGTGAACATATGAGGGTTAGGTGTTGAAGCATCTTTAGTAAAGACAATAATGTTACATAGAGTCTTTTTGGTTGTTTGATGATTATGTTTAGttcttttatatgtatttattattacagttattttcttttaaataacagtattaatattaatctataaactatgaaaaaattattttgttttaccaattttataactttttattctaTAAGTGATAAGCtgctaaaaattgaaatatttcttaaaattttgatatcaatAGAAAGTCTCGTGTTGAAGAAGAAAtgaataatatctaaaataaaaatacttataaatttattatttttagattttaaatcaaaagagatgtgataattttttatatatatttatttaaatttcattcgTATAGAATAATTGAATGTGTTTTCATTTtagttaaaatgaaaattttgtccAGTTGGTATCCCATtagttagattttttttcttcaattaatgTTGGTGAGATTTCTtcaaagtaaaagtaaatttaagaaTGTCTTTTTTAATGTAGGTTAGTAGTATTTTTGACCCTAAATATATAGGTcatggttttatttttcaatattaatattaatttccaactaatattaaagataattttttaaatgaaaataaatattatgtaaatgtTTATTTAGTTTATCTTACTTAATAATAAGGAACGGTGTGATGTTAAAGTGGTAGTTGTTATTTTTTAGTTGGcctatttgaattaattttttctttaatattaattagaatTTCCTCAAAAAATTTCTCAAGTAGAATTATTTTTCTactaatatcaattattttatgacatctttaatagttatttattcGATGTTCATAGGAATTATTTCACGACGTCATTAATATTGGGtagaatttattaattttttaagaattttaattaaactattttaaccAACATAAACCAGAATGTTGTACTCAATTATGGTAAAAACATTTTAGTTTATATCACTTAAccaaaatttcttataaaaaatattagtggATACCTATCAACTTGAACTATCGGTATATCATGCTAAACTGATTGATTCCATCTTCATGATGGATTGACGAGTGTTGTAAGTCTTGTAAGTCAGtgtttaaaacttaaattaacatatattattaattaactaaTAAGTGTGATTGGATCATAGTTAATTTAatgataaacaaaaattatgacaaaaattataaataaaataaaatatgttaataaaatagtaatgtTACATTcgttaacaatatttaatacttttttacaGTTTGTTGACTTGAATGATTGGAGAGACtgattgaataaatttgaaaagatttgaaagtaaattttgagaatagatttaaaagtaaattattttaatatgttacatcaatcaaattttataataattttcaccaatttaattttcaaatccactttcatttacttctaaatttattcaaataattaacaaaataatttaccttcaaattcattcGATCATTCTTTctcaaatctatttaaataaacaaagtCTTATATAAACAAAGTCTTATAGTCATATCTGGTTAATTTGATCAGTTAAAGTgtctttttcaaaaacaaccTAAATGGTTTGAATGATCAGAATTTTAAAGAATTGCTTGAATAAAAACCTTTCCTTGTTGAAGTGATTATGGTGCTTCACCAATTCCATAAAAAcagatatatttaatattacgcccaaaaaaataaataattaaataataagttaataGATGTGGACATTAAAAAATTAGTCGTAGAAATTTTacataatctaaaaataaaaatttgtggTTGTTTTTCTGTTTATGTATCAGGCAGGCTAATGGTTATCTCC
This genomic interval from Vigna radiata var. radiata cultivar VC1973A chromosome 8, Vradiata_ver6, whole genome shotgun sequence contains the following:
- the LOC106771883 gene encoding ABC transporter C family member 4; the encoded protein is MSFAASNWLTSLSCSLNATPNLPHWLRFIFLSPCPQRALFSGVDVLLLLTLFVFALVKLYSRLTSNGNDNSHLDKPLIRDNRVSVRTTAWFKLTLIATTLLTILYAVACILVFVSSTNVPWKQTDGLFWLLQAITQLVLIVLIVHEKRFEAVAHPLSLRIYWIVNFIVVSLFTASGIIRLVSVGVEDGKHFSFMVDDTVSFISLPLSLFLLCVAVKGFTGIVSGEETEPLIDEETKLHEKSNVTGFASASAISKAFWIWINPLLSKGYKSPLKIDEIPYLSAQHRAERMSVIFESKWPKSDEKSEHPVRTTLLRCFWKEIAFTAFLAVIRLSVMFVGPVLIQSFVDFTAGKGSSVYEGYYLVLVLLCAKFVEVLTTHHFNFNSQKLGMLIRCTLITSLYKKGLRLTGSARQDHGVGPIVNYMAVDTQQLSDMMLQLHAVWMMPFQVGIGLFLLYNCLGASVITATIGLLGVIAFAVVANRRNKRYQFNAMMCRDSRMKAVNELLNYMRVIKFQAWEEHFNGRILGFRKSEFEWLSKFMQSICGVIIVLWSTPLLISTLTFGTALLLGVRLDAGTVFTTTTVFKILQEPIRTFPQSMISLSQALVSLGRLDRYMSSRELSDDLVEREEGCSGRIAVQVRDGTFSWDDDGQLQDLKNINLEINKGELTAIVGTVGSGKSSLLASILGEMHKNSGKIQVCGSTAYVAQTSWIQNGTIEENILFGLPMNRQKYNEVVRVCSLEKDLEMMEHGDQTEIGERGINLSGGQKQRIQLARAVYQDSDIYLLDDVFSAVDAHTGTEIFKECVRGSLKGKTIILVTHQVDFLHNVDLIVVMRDGAIVQSGKYDDLLASGMDFSVLVAAHETSMELVEQGAVVPGENLNQQIKSPKAGYNNREANGERNSLDQPKSDNEGSKLIKEEERETGKVSFRIYKLYCTEAFGWWGIGGVILLSVLWQASMMASDYWLAYETSEERAQFFNPSVFISIYGIIAVVSVILIVLRAYAVMVLGLKTAQIFFAQILHSILHAPMSFFDTTPSGRILSRASTDQTNVDVFIPLFLNFVIAMYITVISIFIITCQNSWPTAFLLVPLAWLNIWYRGYFLASSRELTRLDSITKAPVIHHFSESISGVMTIRAFGKQKQFCVENIKRVNSNLRMDFHNFSSNAWLGFRLELLGSIVFCFSAMFMIMLPSNIIKPENVGLSLSYGLSLNAVMFWAIYMSCFIENKLVSVERIKQFTNIPSEATWRNKDRVPPANWPGQGNVDIKDLQVRYRPNTPLVLKGITLSINGGEKVGVVGRTGSGKSTLIQVFFRLVEPTGGKIIIDGIDISSLGLHDLRSRFGIIPQEPVLFEGTVRSNIDPTGQYTDEEIWKSLERCQLKEAVASKPEKLDSSVVDNGDNWSVGQRQLLCLGRVMLKESRLLFMDEATASVDSQTDAVIQKIIREDFAARTIISIAHRIPTVMDCDRILVVDAGKAKEFDSPANLVQRPSLFVALVQEYANRSSGL